One region of Kytococcus sedentarius DSM 20547 genomic DNA includes:
- a CDS encoding DUF58 domain-containing protein — MAAASASASSRRLPGFTLRGWVLVLAGLVLVGVGQYFALGDLSRLGVLLVALPGLTWLLGLGSVRTTHTDLTATPQTPRAGDPVGLRVATRSTVPLPGAPVVTHLPVHATWGPMVELGTLTVRQEETVQEVTVRPTHRGLYEVGPLLVDRSDPFGLTRQAFTESGEALTVTVLPRTIDYPGTRVRRLVQDAAQRTVTMRPTTDAVDAAAVREYGRGDDVRRIHWRSTARTGDLMVRHDDTEVKPWLLLCIDEGAPWGARAEGATGVYPGPPAFEAAVRVAATLVESAARAGLEVRLLTAAGLEEGLHQRAVRTADALAHLATVAPSGRRPEDFVEHALGATRAGGLPFLVTTGRTPADTGALGERHPRHPGTALLVGGEPADGASDHRETAAYALRRGGWRVSSWTGGGAAGAAGHDGAPGPSTFGPPGPSDAEVRRAMDLLTRATSRGETA, encoded by the coding sequence ATGGCTGCCGCCTCCGCCTCCGCGTCGTCCCGTCGGCTCCCCGGATTCACGCTGCGCGGGTGGGTCCTGGTCCTCGCGGGCCTGGTGCTGGTGGGCGTCGGACAGTACTTCGCCCTGGGCGACCTGAGCCGGCTGGGCGTGCTGCTCGTCGCCCTGCCCGGCCTGACCTGGCTGCTCGGACTGGGATCGGTGCGCACGACCCACACGGACCTGACGGCCACGCCGCAGACCCCGCGCGCGGGCGACCCGGTGGGCCTGCGCGTGGCCACCCGCTCGACCGTCCCCCTGCCCGGCGCCCCGGTCGTGACCCACCTCCCGGTGCACGCCACCTGGGGACCCATGGTCGAGCTGGGCACCCTCACGGTGCGCCAGGAGGAGACCGTGCAGGAGGTCACCGTGCGCCCCACCCACCGCGGTCTCTACGAGGTGGGGCCGCTGCTGGTGGACCGCTCCGACCCGTTCGGCCTGACCCGGCAGGCCTTCACCGAGTCCGGTGAGGCGCTGACCGTGACGGTGCTACCCCGCACCATCGACTACCCCGGGACGCGGGTGCGCCGGCTGGTGCAGGACGCCGCCCAGCGCACCGTGACCATGCGCCCCACGACCGATGCGGTGGACGCCGCCGCCGTGCGCGAGTACGGGCGCGGCGACGACGTGCGCCGCATCCACTGGCGCAGCACGGCACGCACCGGCGACCTCATGGTCCGCCACGACGACACCGAGGTGAAGCCCTGGCTGCTCCTCTGCATCGACGAGGGTGCACCGTGGGGTGCCCGCGCCGAGGGCGCGACCGGCGTCTACCCGGGGCCCCCGGCCTTCGAGGCCGCGGTGCGGGTGGCCGCGACCCTGGTGGAGTCCGCGGCCCGCGCCGGGCTGGAGGTGCGTCTGCTCACCGCCGCCGGCCTCGAGGAGGGGCTGCACCAACGCGCTGTGCGCACCGCCGACGCCCTGGCCCACCTGGCCACCGTCGCCCCCAGCGGCCGCCGCCCCGAGGACTTCGTCGAGCACGCCCTGGGCGCCACGCGGGCGGGTGGGCTGCCCTTCCTGGTGACCACGGGCCGAACGCCTGCCGACACCGGCGCCCTGGGTGAGCGCCACCCCCGGCACCCCGGCACCGCGCTGCTCGTGGGCGGGGAGCCGGCCGATGGGGCGTCCGACCACCGTGAGACCGCGGCCTACGCCCTGCGACGGGGTGGGTGGCGCGTGTCCTCCTGGACCGGTGGCGGCGCAGCGGGGGCCGCTGGGCACGACGGCGCACCCGGCCCGTCCACGTTCGGGCCCCCCGGACCCTCCGATGCCGAGGTGCGCCGGGCCATGGACCTCCTGACGCGCGCGACCTCCCGAGGAGAGACCGCATGA